A window of the Hypomesus transpacificus isolate Combined female chromosome 22, fHypTra1, whole genome shotgun sequence genome harbors these coding sequences:
- the sptan1 gene encoding spectrin alpha chain, non-erythrocytic 1 isoform X4: MDTSGAKVLESADDIQERRQQVLDRYRRFKELSMVRRQKLEDSYRFQFFRRDADELEKWIQEKLQIASDENYKDPTNLQGKLQKHQAFEAEVQANAGAIIKLDDTGNLMITEGHFASETIRTRLEELHRLWDLLLQKTKEKGVRLLQAQKLVQYLRECEDALDWISDKEAMATSEELGQDLEHVEVLQKKFEEFQTDLAAHEERVNEVNQLAAKLTQETHPEAELIVRKQDEVNAAWQRLKGLAQQRQGRLFGAAEVQRFNRDVDETISWIKEKEQLMASDDFGRDLASVQALLRKHEGLERDLAALEDKVNTLGGEAERLQQTHPQNASQIHLKRDELITNWEQIRTLAAERHAHLNDSYRLQRFTADFRDLTSWVTEMKALINADELANDVAGAEALLDRHQEHKGEIDAHEDSFKSTDEAGQALLNTGHYASDEVKEKLGVLTEEKESLLELWEVRRQQYEQCMDLQLFYRDTEQVDNWMSKQEAFLLNEDLGDSLDSVEALLKKHEDFEKSLSAQEEKITALDEFATKLIQNNHYAKEDVATRRDALLSRRNTLHERAQSRRAALEDSFHLQQFFRDSDELKSWINEKMKTATDEAYKDPSNLQGKVQKHQAFEAELSANQSRIDALQKSGQELLDGKHYASDEVAARMEEVSSQWKKLLEATELKGIKLREANQQQQFNRNVEDIELWLYEVEGHLASDDYGKDLTSVQNLQKKHALLEADVTAHQDRIDGITIQARQFQEAGHFDADNIRKKQEALVVRYEALREPMAARKQKLSDSLRLQQLFRDVEDEETWIREKEPIAASTNRGKDLIGVQNLLKKHQALQAEISGHEPRIKAVTQKGDAMVEEGHFAGEEVKVKLGELNGRWETLKGKAFQRRQDLEDSLQAQQYFADANEAESWMREKEPIVGSPDYGKDEDSAEALLKKHEALMSDLSAYGSSIQGLKEQAQSCRQQVAPTDDETGKELVLALYDYQEKSPREVTMKKGDILTLLNSTNKDWWKVEVNDRQGFVPAAYVKKLDPTQSSSRENLLDEQGSIALRQDQIENQLVTKETCSVSVRMKQVEELYGTLMELGEKRKDMLEKSCKKFMLFREANELQQWINEKEGALTNEEVGSDLEQVEVLQKKFDDFQKDLKANESRLRDINKVASELESEGLMAEEAPMVQAQQQEMLGSTPGKDEADSKNASPWKNVRMAVQTTANFNTIKELNNRWRSLQQLAEDRSNMLGSAHEVQRFHRDADETKEWIEEKNQALNTDNYGHDLASVQALQRKHEGFERDLAALGDKVNSLGETAERLIQSHPEAVDDIQEKCTELNTAWSSLVGRADQRKDKLGNSHDLQRFLSDFRDLMSWINGIRGLVSSEELAKDVTGAEALLERHQEHRTEIDARAGTFQAFEQFGQQLLARGHYASPEIQQKLEALDRERADLEKAWVQRRMMLDQCLELQLFNRDCEQAENWMAAREAFLASDDKGDSLDSVEALIKKHEDFDKAINVQEEKIAALQSFADQLVGADHYAKPEIFNRRNEVLDRWRRLKAQMIEKRSKLGESQTLQQFSRDVDEIEAWISEKLQTATDESYKDPTNIQLSKLLSKHQKHQAFEAELHANADRIRGVIDTGNALIQRGACAGSEDAVKVRLNALDEQWQFLVNKSAEKSQKLKEANKQQNFNTGIKDFDFWLSEVEALLASEDYGKDLASVNNLLKKHQLLEADISAHEDRLKDLNGQADSLMGSNAFDTTQVKDKRDAVNVRFTKIKSMAAGRRAKLNESHRLHQFFRDLDDEESWIKEKKLLVSSEDYGRDLTGVQNLRKKHKRLEAELGAHEPAIQSVLDTGKKLSDDNTIGQEEIQQRLAQFVDHWKELKDFASARGQRLEESLEYQQFVANVEEEEAWINEKLNLVGSEDYGDTLAAVQGLLKKHEAFETDFTVHRDRVNDVCSNGDELINKNNHHVDNISAKMKALRSKVTELEGAAAQRKAKLDENSAFLQFNWKADVVESWIGEKENSLKTDDYGRDLSSVQTLLTKQETFDAGLQAFQQEGITNITALKDQLLAAKHVQSKAIEARHAALMKRWNHLLSNSTARKKKLLEAQEHFRKVEDLFLTFAKKASAFNSWFENAEEDLTDPVRCNSLEEIKALREAHEAFRSSLSSAQADFNQLAELDRQIKSYQVVSNPYTWFTMEALEETWRNLQKIIKERELELQKEQRRQEENDKLRQEFAQHANAFHQWLQETRTYLLDGSCMVEESGTLESQLEATKRKHQEIRAMRSQLKKIEDLGAAMEEALILDNKYTEHSTVGLAQQWDQLDQLGMRMQHNLEQQIQARNTTGVTEEALKEFSMMFKHFDKEKSGRLNHQEFKSCLRSLGYDLPMVEEGEPDPEFESILDTVDPNRDGNVSLQEYMAFMISRETENVKSSEEIESAFRALSAENKPFVTKEELYQNLTKEQADYCISHMKPFLDSKGREMPSAFDFVEFTRSLFVN; the protein is encoded by the exons ATGGATACCAGCGGGGCTAAAGTGCTGGAGTCGGCTGACGACATCCAGGAGCGCCGGCAGCAGGTGCTGGACCGCTACCGACGCTTCAAGGAACTGTCGATGGTGCGCCGCCAGAAACTGGAAGACTCCTATCGCTTCCAGTTCTTCCGCCGTGATGCAGATGAGCTGGAGAAGTGGATCCAGGAGAAACTGCAGATTGCTTCGGATGAGAATTACAAGGATCCCACCAACCTgcag GGTAAGCTCCAGAAACACCAGGCCTTTGAGGCAGAAGTGCAGGCCAACGCCGGAGCAATCATCAAACTGGACGACACtggcaaccttatgattacaGAGGGCCACTTTGCCTCTGAGACCATACGT ACTCGCCTGGAGGAGCTGCACCGCCTGTGGGATCTGCTGCTGCAGAAGACCAAGGAGAAGGGTGTGCGTCTGCTGCAGGCCCAGAAGCTGGTGCAGTACTTGCGGGAGTGTGAGGATGCCCTGGACTGGATCAGTGATAAG GAGGCCATGGCCACCTCGGAGGAGCTGGGCCAAGACCTGGAGCATGTGGAGGTGCTCCAGAAGAAGTTTGAGGAGTTCCAGACGGACTTGGCGGCCCACGAGGAGAGGGTGAATGAGGTTAATCAGCTGGCGGCCAAACTCACCCAGGAGACCCACCCCGAGGCTGAGCTCATTGTCAGGAAGCAGGATGAAGTCAACGCTGCCTGGCAGAGGCTCAAGGGCCTGGCCCAGCAGAGGCAGGGCCGGCTCTTTGGTGCTGCCGAGGTGCAGCGCTTCAACAG GGATGTGGATGAGACCATCAGCTGGATTAAGGAAAAAGAGCAACTCATGGCATCTGATGACTTTGGTCGTGACTTGGCTAGCGTCCAGGCCCTTCTTCGCAAGCACGAGGGTCTAGAGAGAGACCTGGCTGCCCTCGAAGACAAG gTGAACACCCTGGGAGGAGAAGCAGAGCGCCTGCAGCAGACCCATCCGCAGAATGCCTCTCAGATCCACCTGAAGAGGGACGAGCTCATCACTAACTGGGAGCAGATCCGCACGCTGGCCGCCGAGCGTCACGCCCACCTCAACGACTCTTACAG GCTACAGCGCTTCACCGCCGACTTCCGTGACCTGACCAGCTGGGTGACAGAGATGAAGGCTCTGATCAATGCTGATGAGCTGGCCAATGATGTGGCTGGAGCTGAAGCCCTCCTTGACCGCCACCAGGAACACAAG GGGGAGATTGATGCCCATGAGGACAGCTTCAAATCCACGGACGAGGCCGGCCAGGCCCTACTTAACACCGGACATTATGCCTCTGATGAGGTGAAGGAGAAG cttgGGGTGctgacagaggagaaggagtcCCTGCTGGAGCTTTGGGAGGTGCGCAGGCAGCAGTACGAGCAGTGCATGGACCTGCAGCTCTTCTACAGGGACACGGAGCAGGTGGACAACTGGATGAGCAAACAGGAG GCGTTCCTCCTGAATGAGGATTTGGGAGACTCCCTGGACAGTGTAGAGGCCCTTCTGAAGAAACACGAGGACTTTGAGAAGTCCCTCAGCGCCCAGGAGGAGAAGATCACT GCTTTGGATGAATTTGCCACCAAGTTGATCCAAAACAATCACTATGCCAAGGAGGATGTGGCCACCCGTAGAGACGCT CTGTTGAGCCGTCGCAACACCCTACATGAGCGTGCCCAGTCTCGCCGTGCTGCCCTGGAGGACTCCTTCCACCTGCAGCAGTTCTTCCGCGACTCTGATGAGCTCAAGAGCTGGATCAATGAGAAGATGAAGACTGCCACTGATGAGGCATACAAG GACCCCTCCAACCTGCAAGGCAAGGTTCAGAAGCACCAAGCTTTTGAGGCCGAGCTCTCTGCCAACCAGAGCCGCATCGATGCCCTCCAGAAGTCGGGACAGGAGCTGCTGGATGGAAAGCACTATGCCTCAGACGAGGTGGCTGCCCGCATGGAGGAGGTCAGCTCCCAGTGGAAGAAGCTGCTGGAAGCCACTGAACTCAAAG GCATCAAGCTGCGTGAGGCcaaccagcagcagcagttCAACAGGAATGTGGAGGACATCGAGCTGTGGCTGTACGAGGTGGAGGGTCACCTGGCCTCCGATGACTATGGCAAAGACCTGACCAGCGTCCAGAACCTGCAGAAGAAACACGCCCTGCTTGAGGCAGATGTGACTGCACACCAG GACCGTATCGACGGCATCACCATCCAGGCGCGTCAGTTCCAAGAGGCGGGGCACTTTGACGCCGACAACATCCGCAAGAAGCAGGAGGCTCTGGTAGTGCGCTACGAGGCGCTGCGGGAGCCCATGGCGGCCCGCAAGCAGAAGCTGTCTGACTCGCTGCGTCTGCAGCAGCTCTTCCGGgatgtggaggacgaggagaccTGGATCAGGGAGAAGGAGCCCATCGCCGCTTCCACCAACAGAG GCAAAGACCTGATTGGTGTCCAGAACCTGTTGAAGAAGCACCAGGCCCTGCAGGCTGAGATATCCGGCCATGAGCCCCGCATCAAGGCGGTCACCCAGAAGGGAGACGCCATGGTTGAGGAAG GTCACTTTGCAGGAGAAGAGGTCAAGGTAAAGTTAGGGGAGCTGAATGGCCGGTGGGAAACCCTTAAAGGCAAGGCCTTCCAGCGCAGGCAGGATCTGGAGGACTCCCTGCAGGCCCAGCAGTACTTTGCTGATGCCAATGAGGCCGAGTCTTGGATGAGGGAGAAGGAGCCCATCGTCGGAAGCCCCGACTACGGCAAGGATGAGGACTCTGCCGAG GCCTTGCTTAAGAAACACGAGGCGCTGATGTCTGACCTGAGTGCCTACGGTAGCAGCATCCAGGGTCTGAAGGAGCAGGCCCAGTCTTGCAGG CAACAAGTGGCACCTACTGATGATGAGACTGGAAAGGAACTGGTCCTGGCTCTGTATGACTACCAGGAGAAGAGCCCCCGTGAGGTCACCATGAAGAAGGGAGACATCCTCACTCTCCTCAACAGCACCAACAAG GACTGGTGGAAGGTGGAGGTCAACGACCGGCAGGGCTTTGTCCCTGCTGCCTATGTCAAGAAGCTGGATCCCACCCAGTCCTCTTCCAGGGAAAACCTTCTGGATGAGCAGGGCAGCATTGCTCTGCGTCAGGATCAGATTGAGAACCA GCTGGTCACCAAGGAGACGTGCAGCGTGTCTGTACGCATGAAGCAGGTGGAGGAACT GTACGGCACTCTCATGGAGTTGGGTGAGAAGCGCAAGGACATGCTGGAGAAGAGCTGCAAGAAGTTCATGCTGTTCAGAGAGGCCAACGAGCTGCAGCAGTGGATCAACGAGAAAGAGGGCGCCCTCACCAACGAGGAGGTGGGCTCCGACCTGGAACAGGTGGAGGTGCTGCAGAAAAAGTTTGACGACTTCCAGAAG GACCTGAAGGCCAACGAGTCTCGCCTGAGGGACATCAATAAGGTGGCGTCTGAGCTGGAGTCTGAAGGGCTCATGGCAGAGGAGGCACCCATGGTGCAGGCCCAG cAACAGGAGATGTTGGGCTCAACTCCTGGCAAA GACGAAGCCGATTCCAAGAATGCCTCTCCGTGGAAG AATGTACGAATGGCTGTTCAAACGACTGCTAACTTTAATACTATTAAG GAACTGAACAACCGCTGGAGGTCTTTGCAGCAGCTGGCTGAGGACAGAAGCAATATGCTCGGGAGTGCTCATGAAGTGCAGAGGTTTCatag GGATGCGGATGAGACTAAGGAGTGGATCGAGGAGAAAAACCAAGCCCTTAACACTGACAACTATGGCCATGACCTGGCCAGTGTTCAGGCCCTGCAGCGCAAGCATGAGGGCTTTGAGAGAGACCTGGCTGCCCTTGGAGATAAG GTAAACTCCTTGGGGGAAACGGCGGAGCGTTTGATCCAATCCCACCCCGAAGCGGTAGATGACATCCAGGAGAAGTGCACCGAGCTGAACACCGCCTGGAGCAGCCTTGTGGGTCGCGCTGACCAGCGCAAAGACAAGCTGGGAAATTCCCATGACCTGCAGCGGTTCCTCTCCGACTTTAG AGACTTGATGTCCTGGATCAATGGCATCCGTGGCCTGGTGTCATCTGAGGAGCTGGCTAAGGATGTGACCGGAGCCGAGGCCTTGCTGGAGAGACACCAG GAACATCGTACCGAGATTGATGCCCGGGCTGGCACCTTCCAAGCCTTCGAGCAGTTTGGCCAGCAGCTGCTGGCGCGGGGACACTACGCCAGCCCAGAGATCCAGCAGAAGCTGGAGGCTCTGGACCGTGAGCGTGCTGACCTGGAAAAGGCCTGGGTGCAGCGGCGCATGATGCTGGACCAGTGCCTGGAGCTCCAG CTGTTCAACAGGGACTGTGAGCAGGCGGAGAACTGGATGGCTGCCCGCGAGGCTTTCCTGGCCAGTGACGACAAGGGAGACTCCCTGGACAGTGTGGAGGCCCTCATCAAGAAACACGAGGACTTTGACAAGGCCATCAATGTGCAG GAGGAGAAGATAGCAGCGCTGCAGTCCTTCGCCGACCAGCTGGTTGGAGCTGACCACTACGCCAAACCTGAGATCTTCAACCGCCGGAATGAGGTTCTGGATAG GTGGCGCCGTCTGAAGGCTCAGATGATTGAGAAGCGTTCCAAGCTGGGTGAGTCACAGACCCTGCAGCAGTTCAGCAGGGATGTGGACGAGATCGAGGCCTGGATCAGTGAGAAGCTGCAGACCGCCACGGACGAATCTTATAAAGATCCCACCAACATCCAG CTGTCCAAACTGCTG AGCAAGCATCAGAAACACCAGGCCTTTGAGGCGGAACTGCATGCCAATGCAGACCGTATCCGGGGGGTCATTGACACAGGCAACGCCCTCATCCAGAGAGGCGCCTGCGCCGGAAGTGAGGATGCTGTCAAG GTACGCCTTAATGCACTGGACGAGCAGTGGCAGTTCCTGGTGAACAAGTCAGCAGAGAAGAGTCAGAAGCTGAAGGAGGCTAACAAGCAGCAGAACTTCAATACTGGTATCAAGGACTTTGACTTCTGGCTCTCTGAG GTGGAGGCCCTTCTTGCATCTGAGGATTATGGCAAGGATCTGGCTTCGGTCAACAACTTGCTGAAAAAACATCAGCTTCTGGAAGCAGACATATCTGCCCATGAA gatCGCTTAAAGGACCTGAACGGCCAGGCTGATAGCCTGATGGGCAGCAACGCCTTTGACACCACACAAGTAAAGGACAAGCGTGACGCCGTCAATGTCCGCTTCACCAAGATCAAGAGCATGGCAGCTGGACGCCGCGCCAAGCTGAACGAGTCGCACCGCCTGCACCAGTTCTTCAGGGACCTGGATGACGAAGAGTCTTGGATCAA AGAGAAGAAATTGCTAGTAAGTTCGGAGGACTATGGACGTGATTTGACTGGAGTGCAGAATCTGAGGAAGAAGCAcaagaggctggaggctgagttGGGGGCCCATGAGCCGGCCATTCAG TCTGTGCTGGATACAGGGAAGAAGCTGTCTGATGACAACACCATTGGCCAGGAGGAAATCCAGCAGAGGCTAGCTCAGTTTGTGGACCATTGGAAGGAGTTAAAGGACTTTGCTTCAGCTAG AGGACAGAGGTTGGAGGAATCGCTGGAATACCAGCAGTTTGTGGCGAATGTAGAAGAAGAGGAAGCCTGGATTAACGAGAAATTGAACTTGGTAGGAAGTGAAGACTATGGGGATACGCTGGCTGCTGTGCAG GGCCTGTTGAAGAAGCATGAAGCATTTGAGACCGACTTCACCGTGCACAGGGATAGGGTGAACGATGTGTGCTCTAATGGGGATGAACTCATCAACAAG AATAACCACCATGTGGACAACATTAGTGCCAAGATGAAGGCTCTGAGAAGCAAAGTGACTGAGCTGGAGGGAGCGGCGGCCCAAAGGAAGGCCAAGCTGGATGAGAACTCAGCTTTCCTGCAGTTTAACTGGAAAGCTGATGTGGTGGAGTCCTGGATCG gggagaaggagaacagCCTGAAGACTGATGACTATGGCAGGGACCTGTCCTCTGTACAGACCCTCCTTACCAAACAG GAGACATTTGATGCAGGCTTGCAGGCCTTCCAACAGGAGGGCATCACCAACATCACAGCCCTCAAGGATCAGCTGCTGGCTGCCAAGCACGTGCAGTCCAAGGCTATTGAAGCACGCCACGCTGCCCTTATGAAGCGTTGGAACCATCTGCTCTCCAACTCGACAGCCCGTAAGAAGAAGCTGTTGGAGGCCCAGGAGCACTTCCGGAAG GTGGAAGACCTGTTCCTTACCTTTGCCAAGAAAGCCTCAGCTTTCAACAGCTGGTTTGAGAATGCAGAGGAGGACCTGACGGACCCGGTGCGCTGCAATTCTCTGGAGGAGATCAAGGCCCTCCGTGAAGCCCACGAGGCCTTCCGCTCCTCGCTCAGCTCAGCACAGGCCGACTTCAACCAGTTGGCCGAGCTGGACCGACAGATCAAAAGCTACCAGGTGGTGTCCAACCCATACACCTGGTTCACTATGGAGGCCCTGGAGGAGACCTGGAGGAACCTTCAGAAGATTATCAAG gaAAGAGAGCTGGAGCTGcagaaggagcagaggaggcaggaggagaacgACAAGCTGCGTCAGGAGTTTGCGCAACACGCCAACGCATTCCACCAGTGGCTGCAGGAGACCAG GACGTATCTTCTGGATGG GTCATGTATGGTAGAAGAGTCTGGAACTTTGGAGTCACAACTTGAGGCAACCAAG CGTAAGCACCAGGAAATTAGGGCCATGCGTAGCCAGCTGAAGAAAATAGAAGACCTGGGGGCAGCCATGGAAGAGGCTCTGATCCTGGATAACAAGTACACTGAGCACAGCACAGTGGGCCTGGCCCAGCAGTGGGACCAGCTGGACCAGCTGGGCATGAGGATGCAGCAC